One Legionella hackeliae DNA segment encodes these proteins:
- a CDS encoding 7-cyano-7-deazaguanine/7-aminomethyl-7-deazaguanine transporter, giving the protein MINSKQKFCLIMAHITIIALSNTLVQYPFTFLGFKTTWGAFSYPLIFILTDLTVRLLGQKIAKKVVYFAMLPGLVCSYLISNAYAQNALLSYNEVALRIAFASFLAYVFGQLLDITVFQKLRNQTKWWVAPGVSNIFGNVFDTYCFFFIAFYQSSDVFLSAHWMEIATVDLVFKLLISLISFLPLYGLILKLLLQNNAIKIAATSH; this is encoded by the coding sequence GTGATAAATTCTAAACAAAAATTTTGTTTGATTATGGCGCATATCACTATCATTGCGTTGTCAAATACGTTGGTTCAGTATCCTTTTACGTTTCTTGGCTTTAAAACAACCTGGGGGGCGTTTAGTTATCCTTTAATTTTTATTTTAACTGATTTAACAGTGCGCTTACTTGGGCAGAAAATAGCAAAGAAAGTTGTTTATTTTGCCATGTTACCTGGGCTTGTATGTTCTTATCTAATATCGAATGCCTATGCTCAAAATGCTCTCTTGTCCTATAATGAAGTTGCACTACGCATTGCATTCGCAAGCTTTTTAGCCTATGTATTTGGCCAACTATTAGACATTACTGTGTTTCAAAAACTAAGAAACCAAACCAAATGGTGGGTTGCCCCTGGTGTTTCCAACATATTTGGTAATGTTTTTGATACCTATTGCTTCTTTTTTATTGCTTTTTACCAGAGCAGTGATGTTTTTTTAAGTGCGCACTGGATGGAAATTGCGACAGTTGACTTAGTGTTTAAGCTGTTAATAAGTTTGATTTCATTTTTACCTCTTTATGGCCTTATTTTAAAATTACTGTTGCAAAATAATGCTATTAAGATAGCTGCGACTTCACATTAG
- a CDS encoding phosphotransferase family protein has product MKISFFDSENSESTAKNRTPKIPERICLHILSFLNPNQLSKVSLVNTTWKALAEKTKHCMELMPAIKRIPLLKSYDLGQLGIYPMSGGMTNCTFKIRLRKKTKWVLRVPGDGATAFVDRKMEDNNARQASDLQINVTIDFFDKNDGLQLTRYLESKTVKEELQENPLILIAVAEVLKRLHTSALFPNTINLFTRNKQLLDLLKNTHPKILPNDFKAIEARMDEIEALIAHYKIPLSPCHNDATLSNFLVSQDPETLQKFVKMLDYEYSASGDLATDLAYFIWDGDLCPKHVELFVQSYFGYCDENLLAWFNLYKPVIGWWYTIWSWTQLANKANACDPTAYSQLATESYQKTKLYLETEEFKQAFNLIDCEIQSATFTGLRSF; this is encoded by the coding sequence ATGAAGATAAGTTTTTTTGACTCAGAAAACTCTGAATCAACTGCGAAGAATAGAACTCCTAAAATCCCTGAACGAATTTGTCTTCATATTTTAAGTTTCCTCAATCCAAATCAGTTAAGTAAAGTGTCATTGGTCAATACCACATGGAAAGCGCTTGCTGAAAAAACAAAACATTGTATGGAACTAATGCCAGCAATTAAACGAATCCCACTTTTAAAATCCTATGATCTCGGACAGTTAGGAATTTATCCCATGTCAGGGGGGATGACCAATTGTACGTTTAAAATTAGATTGCGCAAAAAGACAAAATGGGTTCTACGAGTGCCGGGTGACGGTGCTACTGCATTTGTGGATAGAAAAATGGAAGATAATAATGCCAGGCAAGCGAGTGATTTGCAAATCAATGTGACGATTGATTTTTTTGATAAAAACGATGGCTTACAATTAACCCGTTATCTTGAAAGCAAAACAGTAAAAGAAGAATTACAAGAAAATCCATTGATATTAATAGCCGTGGCTGAGGTCTTAAAGCGTCTCCACACCTCTGCCCTTTTTCCCAACACAATTAATCTATTTACACGCAACAAACAGTTACTCGACCTCCTAAAAAACACACATCCTAAAATTCTCCCCAATGATTTTAAGGCGATTGAGGCAAGAATGGATGAAATTGAGGCTCTAATCGCTCATTACAAAATCCCTCTGTCTCCCTGCCATAATGATGCCACTCTCAGTAATTTTTTAGTTTCTCAGGATCCTGAAACGTTACAAAAGTTTGTTAAAATGCTCGATTATGAATATTCAGCAAGTGGTGATCTTGCTACTGATTTAGCTTATTTTATTTGGGATGGTGATTTATGCCCCAAGCATGTTGAACTATTCGTACAAAGTTATTTTGGATATTGCGACGAGAACTTATTAGCATGGTTTAATTTATATAAACCTGTGATTGGCTGGTGGTATACCATTTGGTCATGGACTCAACTTGCCAATAAAGCAAATGCTTGTGACCCAACAGCCTATAGTCAGTTAGCGACGGAGAGTTATCAAAAAACAAAACTATACCTGGAAACGGAAGAATTTAAGCAAGCTTTCAATCTCATTGACTGTGAAATTCAAAGTGCTACATTTACAGGGCTACGAAGCTTTTAG
- a CDS encoding chromate transporter — protein MALVFGGGHVVLPLLQSVIVPSGWVSNTEFLAGYGAAQAVPGPLFTFAAYIGTISNIPQAG, from the coding sequence ATGGCACTTGTATTTGGTGGTGGGCATGTTGTTTTACCTCTACTGCAATCAGTGATTGTACCGAGCGGCTGGGTTAGTAATACCGAGTTTTTAGCAGGTTATGGCGCAGCACAAGCGGTTCCGGGTCCTTTATTTACTTTTGCCGCATATATAGGGACTATTTCCAATATCCCGCAAGCTGGTTAG
- a CDS encoding bacteriophage holin produces the protein MNKCKLSPVALGLSLGVIWGISILILGLIATYYSYAKPFVSAMGALYVGYEPTVIGSLLGGLIAFIDFFIFGFLIGWLYNLFACCGCHKKDE, from the coding sequence ATGAATAAATGTAAATTAAGCCCTGTTGCTCTGGGACTCAGTTTGGGGGTTATTTGGGGCATTTCGATATTAATCCTGGGATTAATCGCCACTTATTATTCCTATGCAAAACCCTTTGTATCGGCCATGGGCGCTTTATATGTCGGTTATGAGCCAACCGTCATAGGTAGTTTGCTCGGTGGGCTAATTGCATTCATTGATTTTTTTATCTTTGGTTTTCTTATTGGCTGGCTTTATAACTTATTTGCCTGCTGTGGTTGCCACAAAAAAGACGAATAA
- a CDS encoding chromate transporter, whose translation MYFCRIYRDYFQYPASWLGGFIALVAIFLPSFLLILGALPLWETIKKHVAIQRAMLGINAAVVGILLAAFYNPVWTSAIMTVRDFSLAVLCYLLLVFWKIPPWAVFVFAALIACGSF comes from the coding sequence ATTTACTTTTGCCGCATATATAGGGACTATTTCCAATATCCCGCAAGCTGGTTAGGTGGATTCATTGCTCTTGTTGCTATTTTCTTACCATCCTTTCTCCTTATACTGGGTGCTTTACCACTTTGGGAAACTATAAAAAAGCATGTGGCTATTCAACGGGCCATGCTTGGTATCAATGCTGCTGTAGTCGGTATTTTATTAGCCGCTTTTTATAATCCAGTGTGGACAAGTGCGATAATGACTGTCAGGGATTTTTCTTTGGCGGTATTGTGTTATCTACTATTGGTTTTCTGGAAAATTCCACCCTGGGCGGTCTTTGTGTTTGCAGCCTTGATAGCTTGCGGGAGCTTTTAA